In Leptolyngbya sp. 'hensonii', the following are encoded in one genomic region:
- the hpxO gene encoding FAD-dependent urate hydroxylase HpxO, whose amino-acid sequence MYDLKVVIIGAGIGGLTAGIALRQAGYTVEIYDKVRELRPAGAGISLWSNGVKVLNRLGLGKQIAAIGGLMDRMEYRASTGELLNDISLKPLVEAVGQRPYPVARADLQNMLLSAYPGDVKLNTRCIGVEEDEQGVTAIFEDGQRARGDLLIAADGIHSLLRAHVLGKTIAPQYGGYVNWNGLVPTSESLAPEQTWMIYVGEHKRASMMPVAGDRFYFFFDVPLVKGSPAQPDPQAELKQHFQGWAPPIQALIDRLDPHKINRLEIHDVGPLDRMVRGRVALLGDAVHATCPDLGQGGCQAMEDGLVLTESLLTTNLGVAYALQHYEAERLERTRAVVEKARRRAEMIHGQDPEATQKWYQQLAAEDPLEVTRAISKVILAGPLH is encoded by the coding sequence GTGTACGACCTGAAAGTGGTCATAATTGGAGCCGGTATTGGTGGATTGACAGCCGGTATTGCCCTGCGACAGGCCGGTTACACGGTGGAAATCTACGATAAGGTCAGGGAGTTACGTCCAGCAGGAGCTGGGATTTCCCTCTGGTCGAATGGGGTGAAAGTTCTGAATCGCCTCGGTCTCGGCAAGCAGATTGCGGCGATCGGGGGCCTGATGGACCGAATGGAGTACCGCGCTTCGACGGGGGAACTCCTAAATGACATCAGCCTGAAACCCTTGGTAGAAGCGGTTGGGCAACGTCCTTACCCAGTAGCACGGGCTGACTTGCAAAATATGTTGCTGTCAGCCTATCCGGGTGATGTTAAACTGAATACCCGCTGCATTGGGGTGGAGGAGGACGAGCAGGGGGTTACAGCTATTTTTGAAGACGGGCAGCGGGCCAGAGGTGACCTGTTGATCGCTGCCGATGGCATTCACTCCCTCCTCCGAGCCCATGTACTGGGAAAAACCATAGCCCCGCAATACGGGGGCTATGTCAACTGGAACGGCCTGGTTCCGACCAGCGAGTCCCTGGCCCCGGAGCAGACCTGGATGATTTATGTGGGTGAGCACAAGCGGGCTTCGATGATGCCTGTGGCTGGTGATCGATTCTACTTTTTCTTTGATGTTCCCCTGGTCAAAGGATCTCCAGCTCAGCCAGACCCACAAGCTGAGCTGAAGCAGCACTTCCAGGGCTGGGCACCGCCCATACAGGCCCTGATCGATCGGCTGGACCCGCATAAAATCAATCGCCTGGAAATCCATGATGTTGGTCCCCTTGATCGAATGGTGCGGGGTCGGGTGGCTTTACTGGGAGATGCGGTTCATGCCACCTGTCCAGACCTGGGCCAGGGGGGATGTCAGGCCATGGAAGATGGTCTGGTGCTGACAGAATCCCTGTTGACGACGAACCTGGGCGTAGCCTATGCCCTGCAGCACTATGAAGCAGAAAGGCTGGAGCGAACCAGAGCCGTTGTAGAAAAGGCCCGCAGGCGAGCCGAAATGATCCATGGCCAAGACCCGGAGGCGACCCAGAAATGGTATCAGCAACTGGCTGCTGAAGATCCTCTGGAGGTCACAAGGGCTATTTCCAAGGTGATTCTAGCCGGACCACTCCACTAA
- the uraH gene encoding hydroxyisourate hydrolase: MAGKLTTHVLDTARGCPAAQMTIALWRLDPESGSRMLVKTICTNADGRTDAPLLAEAELTLGIYELVFAVGDYFSRLESLPTPPFLDQVPLRFGVADPMAHYHVPLLVSPWSYSTYRGS, from the coding sequence ATGGCTGGCAAGTTGACAACCCATGTCCTGGATACCGCGCGGGGTTGCCCTGCAGCCCAGATGACGATCGCCCTCTGGCGTCTTGACCCGGAGTCAGGCAGCCGCATGCTGGTAAAAACCATTTGTACCAACGCAGATGGTCGAACGGATGCACCTCTGCTGGCTGAGGCAGAACTGACCCTCGGAATTTACGAACTGGTCTTCGCTGTCGGAGACTATTTTTCCCGGTTGGAATCCTTGCCAACTCCACCTTTTCTGGATCAGGTGCCCCTGCGGTTTGGGGTTGCTGATCCGATGGCTCATTACCACGTTCCCCTCCTGGTTTCTCCCTGGTCTTACAGCACCTATCGGGGTAGCTAG
- a CDS encoding GntR family transcriptional regulator: MPLPVRSLQRVESLQKQAYQTLRTAILTGELAPGQRLVEAQLAEMLQVSRTPIREAIGLLQHENLAAVDPTGVLRVTTISAIDASHLYDCRLALEQLAVIEACRQVTPAQLQQLQQLVLEAETRPKGEATPLSDVELLDLDYQFHHLIAQSSGNPWLVSLLDQVFDKMMLLRSQTLKSNPAVLEIRLEHRRIYEMLAQRDGDGAAQSIREHLTASKERVIREVAQLQSSDERL, translated from the coding sequence TTGCCTTTACCGGTACGATCGCTCCAGCGAGTTGAATCCCTGCAAAAGCAGGCCTATCAGACCCTGCGCACTGCCATCCTGACCGGAGAACTGGCCCCAGGACAACGGTTGGTCGAAGCCCAACTGGCTGAAATGCTTCAGGTCAGTCGCACCCCAATTCGGGAGGCGATCGGTCTGCTTCAGCATGAGAATCTGGCGGCGGTTGACCCAACGGGAGTTCTGAGGGTCACCACGATTTCTGCCATTGATGCCAGCCATCTTTATGATTGTCGCCTCGCATTAGAGCAACTGGCAGTTATAGAAGCCTGTCGTCAGGTGACCCCAGCCCAACTACAACAGTTGCAGCAACTGGTTCTGGAGGCTGAAACCCGGCCTAAAGGCGAGGCTACCCCCCTGTCAGACGTTGAACTCCTGGATCTGGACTATCAGTTTCATCACCTGATAGCCCAGAGTTCCGGCAATCCCTGGCTGGTTTCCCTGCTGGATCAAGTCTTTGACAAAATGATGTTGCTGCGCAGCCAAACTCTGAAAAGTAATCCTGCAGTGCTGGAAATTCGGCTGGAGCACCGGCGGATCTACGAAATGCTGGCCCAGCGCGATGGGGATGGTGCAGCCCAGAGCATTCGGGAGCATCTCACAGCCAGTAAGGAACGGGTAATTCGGGAGGTGGCACAGTTGCAGAGTAGTGATGAGCGGCTGTGA